A part of Brettanomyces bruxellensis chromosome 3, complete sequence genomic DNA contains:
- the FRS2 gene encoding Phenylalanyl-tRNA synthetase, beta subunit, cytoplasmic (BUSCO:EOG09261RU1), with translation MGDLQHKILEILNVSGSIADTSKELPDADPQQVYAALNSLSSRSMITYKVHQHDVWHLTDEAKDVVANGSHEFRLLNEVIKRLEGLKISEVTSIMGKSGKIAQGRAFKNGWIRKDGDKLLSKVSGTDNIRDETAEQLRKIEKQGTLENKKELKDLKKRKLITAANVNTYSVEKGVEFSIEIKKLETDITAEMVQSGSWNKAAFKPYNFCSQGVFPHSGALHPLNKVREEFRQIFFSMGFTEMPSNQYVESGFWNFDTLFVPQQHPARDLQDTFYLKDPVKADPPKDKQYWENIKKVHQGGAFGSIGYRYPWRAEESLREVLRTHTTAVSSKMLKKLADDPKPTRLFSIDRVFRNEAVDATHLAEFHQVEGVFADYSLTLGDLIGFMQQFFSHMGVNDLRFKPTYNPYTEPSMEIYAWHSGLKEWVEIGNSGMFRPEMLEPMGLPKNLRVLGWGLSLERPTMIKYGVKNIRELLGHKVNLDFIESNPAPRLEQQIF, from the coding sequence ATGGGGGACCTTCAGCATAAAATacttgaaattttgaacGTATCTGGTTCGATTGCGGACACTAGTAAAGAATTGCCAGATGCTGATCCTCAACAAGTTTATGCAGCTTTAAATTCTCTCTCTTCCAGGTCGATGATAACTTACAAGGTGCACCAACATGATGTTTGGCATCTTACCGATGAGGCAAAAGATGTGGTAGCAAATGGATCTCATGAGTTCCGACTTTTAAATGAAGTCATAAAACGTCTTGAGGGTTTGAAGATTTCCGAAGTTACTTCAATCATGGGTAAAAGTGGAAAGATTGCTCAGGGTCGGGCCTTCAAGAATGGTTGGATTCGTAAGGATGGTGATAAATTGTTGTCCAAAGTTTCAGGGACTGACAATATTAGAGATGAAACTGCCGAACAATTgagaaaaattgaaaagcagGGAACtttggaaaacaaaaaggaatTAAAAGATCttaagaagagaaagctgATTACTGCAGCTAATGTGAACACCTACTCAGTTGAAAAGGGAGTTGAGTTCTCTATCGAGATAAAAAAACTCGAGACGGATATTACTGCAGAAATGGTGCAAAGTGGTTCTTGGAATAAAGCTGCATTTAAGCCTTATAACTTTTGTTCCCAAGGTGTTTTCCCTCATTCTGGTGCATTGCATCCGCTAAATAAAGTTCGGGAAGAATTCCGgcaaattttcttttctatggGCTTTACTGAGATGCCATCAAATCAGTATGTTGAAAGTGGTTTTTGGAACTTTGATACCTTGTTTGTTCCCCAACAGCATCCTGCCCGTGATCTTCAGgatacattttatttgaaagatCCGGTTAAGGCAGATCCTCCAAAAGATAAACAATATTGGGAGAATATTAAAAAGGTTCATCAAGGAGGCGCCTTTGGATCGATAGGCTATAGGTACCCTTGGAGAGCTGAAGAGTCGTTGAGAGAAGTTCTCAGAACACACACAACTGCTGTGTCTTCAAAAATGCTTAAGAAGCTTGCAGATGATCCAAAGCCAACCAGATTGTTTTCTATCGATCGTGTCTTCCGTAATGAAGCTGTTGATGCAACTCATTTAGCAGAATTTCATCAAGTTGAAGGCGTTTTTGCAGACTACAGTCTAACCTTAGGTGATTTAATTGGTTTTATGCAACAGTTCTTTTCGCACATGGGTGTCAATGATCTTCGTTTCAAACCAACATATAATCCATACACCGAACCATCTATGGAAATTTATGCATGGCATTCAGGATTGAAGGAATGGGTTGAGATTGGAAATTCTGGCATGTTTAGACCTGAGATGTTGGAGCCTATGGGATTACCTAAAAATTTAAGAGTCCTTGGATGGGGATTGTCGTTGGAGAGACCAACTATGATCAAGTACGGTGTCAAGAATATTAGAGAGTTGTTGGGTCATAAGGTCAATCTCGACTTTATTGAAAGTAATCCTGCTCCAAGATTGGAACAACAGATTTTTTGA
- the URA2 gene encoding Carbamoyl-phosphate synthase (MEROPS:MER0046161): MSKDFDPVSAPISEDAKLVTLETQGGDAIRGYSFGANVSAAGELVFQTGMVGYPESITDPSYEGQILVMTYPMIGNYGVPDRTIRDDTISSIPKYFESRKIHVAGLVVAGYTEKYSHYLAKSSLGAWLKEQGVPAIYAVDTRSLTKDLRQHGSTLGRLCMQKPGIVASEILKRINVAKEAGSVDDASSNERSEGKEIEAKSDKSLTSLIWASFFDIPDWVNPNDKNLVSKVSTKEPVIYNPRENDAKLGPDGKPLRILAIDVGMKFNQVRCFVKRGVSLKVVPYDYDFLKENYDGLFVSNGPGDPSVMKDVISKLSIALKEAKTPIFGICLGHQLLARASGASTIKLKFGNRGQNIPCTCTKSGRCYITSQNHGYAVDADTLPANWKPLFVNANDQSNEGIYHTEKPFFSVQFHPESTPGPRDTEFLFDVFIDAVANFKKDHILKPITFPGGEMAENKLLHPRVQVKKALVLGSGGLSIGQAGEFDYSGSQAIKALKEEGIYTILINPNIATIQTSKGMADKIYFLPVNPEFVRKVILHERPDAIYCTFGGQTALNVGVKLKDEFANLGVKVLGTPIDTIMTTEDRELFARAMDDINEHCARSESADNMEEALHAAHDIGYPIICRAAYALGGLGSGFANNDNDLTILCEKAFAVSPQVLIEKSMKGWKEIEYEVVRDAFDNCITVCNMENFDPLGIHTGDSIVVAPSQTLSDADYNMLRTTAVNVIRHLGVVGECNIQYALNPTSKEYCIIEVNARLSRSSALASKATGYPLAYTAAKLGLNIPLTEIKNSVTKVTCACFEPSLDYCVVKIPRWDLRKFNRVSTLLSSAMKSVGEVMSIGRNFEEAIQKAIRSVDYQHLGFNKPSTKSFEMTKDQIDKELTKPSDQRLFAISNAFVQGYSVEKVHKMTNIDLWFLSKLFDLIKFGDKISSFSDSERPLPVDLLLQAKQLGFEDRQLAFFLHSNEVAIRRIRKEAGIIPFVKQIDTVAAEFPAFTNYLYITYNASESDVDFNDHGVMVLGSGVYRIGSSVEFDWCAVRAIRTLRENGYKTIMVNFNPETVSTDYDEADRLYFETIDLERVLDIYELEKASGVVISMGGQTSNNIALQLSRQNVHVLGTSPEMIDSAENRYKFSRMLDRIGVDQPAWKELTSFDEAEEFAEKVSYPVLVRPSYVLSGAAMNTCWSRDDLRNYLGQAVRVSPDYPVVITKFIENAKEIDVDAVARDGKLVMHVVAEHVENAGVHSGDATLVVPPQDLSKETVKRIVEATAKIGKALAITGPYNIQFMAKNNEIKVIECNVRASRSFPFNSKVVDVDMIEIATKAIMGIPFEPYPGKKLPADYCAVKVPKFSFSRLTGADPVLGVEMASTGEVACFGHDEYEAYAKALIASGFILPKKNILLSIGSYKEKQELLPSIKKLHDMGFNLFATAGTADFIHEHGIPVKYLELLNPESDDKQKKEYSLTEHLANNMIDLYVNLPSANRFRRPANYISQGYRSRRMAVDFAVPLVTNVKCAKFLFEAIYRHASLEVGPVDAQSSHETVKLPGLVALGVFIPYLSDSTQSSVRAFEDTTKIALASGFSLVSVLPYNKFGPAITDVGTMTKVHEAIEDSAYTDYSFSLAATEKNADAVELASGQSSSLYIKAEEFKDTDKVISISSHFNEWPQSKPIVADAKKTDLASILLLASLFGTKIHVTNVTGASDLALIAMSKEKELPVTCDVSIYALFLSQDDFPEAKFLPTKEDQDALWDNLDQVDCFSIGYLPTQLAEFLGKPVSAGMGIVDVIPLLLKAVSGGKLTLEALIAKMHDKPIEILGFGDVDSTVDVDADRLISSLKKIPVSANSWSPFQGRHLKGAVERVLYNQHTVCLEGEFVVKEAMGKESIENAQYPSSLVEKPGDKVFKSAKNVKISTAATSTSSPVTPRSRRRSSRFSFDSVKRPVLKSGFKEKEVAGVSVGAIEEIDHPTGADLVSSLPPRELSPPNAISSLIRSNNPFLRKSVLSVNGITRENLHALFAVAQEMKLGVEREGVLDILKRRVLVTAFFEPSTRTASSFNTAMQRLGGRVVAVNGQSSSAKKGETLQDTIRTLACYSDAIVLRHPSEESAFIAAKYSPVPIINGGNGSREHPTQAFLDLFTIREELGTINGITVTFMGDLKYGRPVHSLIKLLKHYQVKVQLVSPPELRLPRNLVEFLRQHGKPVIESSELTKDIIAKSDVLYCTRVQQERFADKAEYERLKDAYIVDNKILSYAKQHMCVMHPLPRIHEIKEEVDFDQRAAYFREMRNGLFVRMALLAMVIGVDEM; encoded by the coding sequence atgaGTAAAGATTTCGACCCGGTTTCCGCACCAATTTCGGAAGATGCAAAGCTTGTTACGTTGGAGACTCAAGGTGGAGATGCCATTAGAGGTTACTCTTTTGGTGCCAATGTTTCTGCTGCGGGAGAGCTTGTTTTTCAGACCGGTATGGTTGGTTACCCAGAGTCTATTACGGATCCATCTTATGAAGGCCAGATTCTCGTTATGACATATCCTATGATTGGTAATTATGGTGTTCCAGATAGGACAATCAGGGATGATACTATTTCATCTATTCCAAAGTATTTTGAATCCCGGAAGATTCATGTTGCGGGTCTCGTCGTTGCGGGTTATACGGAGAAATACTCCCATTACTTAGCAAAATCTTCTCTCGGTGCATGGCTTAAGGAGCAGGGTGTCCCAGCCATATATGCCGTTGATACCAGATCTTTAACGAAGGACCTTCGTCAGCATGGTTCAACATTGGGAAGGTTGTGCATGCAAAAACCAGGTATCGTGGCCTCAGAAATTTTGAAGAGAATTAATGTGGCAAAGGAAGCCGGCTCTGTAGACGATGCTTCTTCTAATGAACGTTCTGAAGgtaaagaaattgaagcGAAATCAGATAAGTCATTGACTTCCTTAATCTGGGCATCATTCTTTGATATTCCTGATTGGGTTAATCCGAATGACAAGAATCTTGTCTCTAAGGTTTCAACAAAAGAGCCTGTGATTTATAATCCTCGTGAGAACGATGCAAAATTAGGTCCTGACGGAAAACCGTTGAGAATACTTGCGATTGATGTGGGTATGAAGTTTAATCAAGTTAGGTGTTTTGTTAAAAGAGGTGTTTCTTTAAAGGTGGTTCCTTATGATTATGATTTTTTAAAGGAGAACTATGATGggctttttgtttcaaatgGTCCGGGTGATCCTTCTGTGATGAAAGATGTGATTTCAAAGCTTTCTATTGCTTTAAAAGAAGCTAAAACCCCTATTTTTGGTATTTGCTTGGGTCACCAATTGCTGGCTCGTGCCTCTGGTGCCTCTACTATTAAGTTGAAATTTGGTAATAGGGGTCAGAATATCCCTTGTACTTGCACCAAATCTGGCCGTTGTTACATCACTTCTCAAAACCACGGATATGCCGTTGATGCCGATACACTTCCTGCAAACTGGAAGCCATTATTTGTTAACGCAAACGATCAATCGAACGAGGGTATTTACCATACTGAAAagcctttcttttctgttcaATTTCATCCAGAATCTACCCCTGGTCCACGTGATACCGAATTCCTTTTCGATGTTTTTATCGATGCGGTTGcaaatttcaagaaggATCATATCTTAAAGCCGATTACATTCCCTGGTGGTGAGATGGCGGAGAACAAACTTCTTCACCCTCGAGTCCAGGTCAAAAAGGCACTTGTTTTGGGATCAGGCGGTCTCTCTATTGGTCAAGCCGGTGAGTTTGATTATTCCGGTTCTCAGGCCATTAAAGCTTTGAAGGAGGAAGGTATTTACACAATTTTGATCAATCCTAATATTGCTACAATTCAAACATCAAAAGGAATGGCCGATAAGATATACTTTTTGCCAGTTAATCCGGAGTTTGTTCGTAAGGTTATTCTTCATGAGAGGCCAGATGCGATTTATTGTACTTTTGGTGGCCAGACAGCTTTAAATGTGGGTGTCAAGCTTAAGGACGAGTTTGCAAACCTTGGAGTGAAAGTTCTTGGAACACCGATTGATACTATCATGACCACAGAGGACAGAGAGCTATTTGCACGTGCAATGGATGATATTAATGAGCATTGCGCCCGTTCAGAATCCGCTGACAACATGGAAGAAGCATTACATGCTGCTCATGATATAGGCTATCCTATTATCTGCAGAGCCGCTTATGCATTAGGTGGATTGGGATCAGGATTTGCCAACAATGATAACGATTTGACTATTCTTTGTGAGAAAGCTTTTGCTGTCTCCCCCCAAGTTTTGATAGAAAAGTCTATGaaaggatggaaagaaattgagTACGAGGTCGTCAGAGATGCTTTTGACAATTGTATCACTGTTTGTAACATGGAGAATTTTGATCCTTTAGGTATCCACACAGGGGACTCTATTGTCGTTGCACCATCTCAGACTCTTTCCGATGCCGATTACAATATGCTTCGTACCACCGCTGTTAATGTGATTAGGCATTTGGGCGTTGTTGGTGAATGCAACATTCAATATGCTCTTAATCCAACTTCGAAGGAATATTGTATTATTGAAGTGAACGCCAGATTGTCTAGATCTTCTGCCTTGGCTTCAAAGGCTACGGGTTATCCTCTCGCATACACTGCTGCAAAACTTGGTTTGAACATACCACTCACTGAAATTAAAAACTCCGTTACTAAAGTGACTTGTGCATGTTTCGAGCCATCTCTTGATTACTGCGTTGTTAAAATTCCACGTTGGGATTTGAGAAAGTTTAACCGGGTTTCCACTCTTCTATCTTCGGCTATGAAATCTGTCGGTGAAGTCATGAGTATTGGACgtaattttgaagaagcaatTCAAAAAGCAATCAGGTCAGTCGATTATCAACACCTCGGATTTAACAAGCCATCCACGAAATCCTTTGAAATGACGAAAGATCAGATTGATAAAGAGCTTACCAAACCTTCAGACCAGAGATTATTTGCGATTTCAAATGCATTTGTTCAGGGTTATTCTGTTGAGAAGGTTCATAAAATGACAAACATTGATTTATGGTTCCtttcaaagctttttgACCTAATTAAATTTGGCGACAAAATTTCTTCGTTCAGTGATAGCGAAAGACCCCTTCCTGTAgatttgcttcttcaagCCAAGCAACTTGGCTTTGAGGATCGTCAATTAgcattctttcttcattcgAATGAGGTTGCAATTCGCAGAATCAGGAAAGAGGCAGGTATCATTCCATTTGTTAAACAGATTGACACGGTTGCTGCGGAGTTCCCTGCGTTCACTAATTATCTTTACATTACTTACAATGCTTCTGAAAGTGATGTCGATTTCAATGATCATGGCGTTATGGTTTTGGGATCTGGTGTCTACCGTATTGGGTCCTCTGTGGAATTTGATTGGTGTGCTGTTAGGGCCATTAGGACTCTTCGTGAGAATGGCTACAAAACTATTATGGTGAATTTCAATCCAGAAACAGTTTCTACGGACTATGATGAGGCAGATCGTCTTTACTTTGAAACAATTGATCTGGAAAGAGTACTGGATATATATGAACTGGAGAAGGCTTCAGGAGTAGTCATCTCCATGGGTGGCCAAACTTCAAACAATATTGCCTTACAACTTTCAAGACAAAATGTGCATGTACTTGGTACTTCTCCGGAAATGATAGACTCTGCTGAAAATAGATACAAGTTTTCGCGTATGTTAGATAGAATTGGCGTTGATCAGCCAGCATGGAAAGAACTCACCTCTTTTGATGAGGCGGAGGAATTTGCTGAGAAGGTGAGTTATCCTGTTCTTGTTAGGCCTTCCTATGTTCTTTCCGGTGCTGCGATGAATACATGTTGGTCTCGTGATGATTTGAGAAATTACCTGGGTCAGGCTGTTAGGGTTTCACCTGATTATCCGGTTGTCATTACAAAGTTCATCGAGAATGCAAAGGAaattgatgttgatgcagTTGCCCGCGACGGAAAACTTGTTATGCATGTTGTTGCCGAGCatgttgaaaatgcagGTGTTCACTCAGGAGATGCTACGCTTGTCGTTCCACCCCAGGATCTTTCAAAGGAGACTGTTAAGAGGATTGTTGAAGCGACTGccaaaattggaaaagctCTTGCTATTACTGGACCTTACAACATTCAGTTCATGGCtaagaataatgaaataaaggtCATAGAGTGTAATGTGCGAGCCTCAAGgtcatttccatttaatTCTAAAGTAGTTGATGTTGATATGATTGAGATTGCAACCAAAGCAATTATGGGTATTCCTTTCGAGCCATATCCGGGAAAGAAACTACCTGCTGACTACTGTGCGGTCAAGGTTCCAAAATTCTCGTTTTCAAGGCTTACCGGTGCCGACCCTGTTCTGGGTGTTGAGATGGCTTCAACGGGTGAAGTCGCTTGTTTTGGTCATGATGAGTATGAAGCTTATGCGAAGGCACTTATTGCTTCTGGATTCATTCTCCCTAAGAAGAATATACTTCTTTCAATAGGTTCATATAAGGAGAAGCAAGAGCTTTTGCCATCTATCAAGAAGCTTCATGATATGGGAtttaatctttttgcaaCTGCTGGTACTGCTGACTTTATCCATGAGCATGGAATTCCTGTCAAATATTTGGAGTTATTGAACCCGGAAAGTGATGacaaacagaaaaaggaatatTCCTTAACGGAGCATCTCGCCAACAATATGATAGATTTATATGTGAATCTTCCATCTGCAAATCGTTTTAGAAGACCTGCAAACTATATTTCACAGGGATACAGGTCTAGAAGAATGGCTGTCGATTTTGCTGTTCCTTTGGTGACGAATGTGAAATGTGCCAAATTCCTCTTTGAGGCAATTTACAGGCATGCAAGTCTTGAAGTTGGTCCAGTCGATGCGCAATCATCACATGAGACTGTAAAACTTCCAGGTCTCGTTGCTCTGGGAGTGTTCATTCCATATCTTTCCGATTCCACTCAATCTTCTGTAAGGGCATTTGAGGACACAACAAAAATCGCCTTGGCATCAGGATTCAGCCTTGTTTCAGTTCTTCCTTATAATAAATTTGGCCCTGCAATAACCGATGTGGGCACTATGACAAAGGTTCATGAAGCAATAGAGGATTCTGCTTACACTGactattcattttctttggctGCTACAGAAAAGAACGCTGACGCTGTTGAATTAGCTTCCGGTCaatcatcttcactttatattAAGGCAGAAGAGTTCAAGGACACGGATAAAGTTATATCCATATCTTCACATTTCAATGAATGGCCTCAGAGCAAGCCAATCGTTGCAGATGCGAAGAAGACGGATCTTGCCTCGATACTCCTTCTGGCATCATTATTTGGTACCAAAATACACGTGACAAATGTAACTGGTGCTTCCGATTTGGCTTTAATAGCGATGtccaaagaaaaggaaCTTCCTGTCACGTGTGATGTTTCGATTTACGCACTATTCTTGTCCCAGGATGACTTCCCAGAAGCAAAATTCTTACCCACAAAGGAAGATCAAGATGCACTTTGGGATAATTTAGATCAGGTTGATTGTTTCTCTATTGGATATTTACCTACTCAGTTGGCAGAATTTTTGGGCAAGCCTGTCAGTGCTGGAATGGGTATTGTTGATGTTATTCCATTACTTTTGAAGGCTGTTTCGGGGGGAAAGCTCACTTTGGAAGCCCTGATCGCAAAAATGCATGATAAGCCGATTGAGATATTAGGCTTTGGTGATGTGGATTCCACCGTCGATGTGGATGCTGATCGTCTCATTTCatccttgaaaaaaattcctgTCTCAGCAAATTCGTGGTCGCCTTTCCAGGGCAGACATTTGAAGGGTGCTGTTGAGAGAGTTCTTTATAACCAGCATACCGTCTGTTTGGAAGGTGAATTCGTTGTGAAAGAAGCAATGGGTAAGGAGAGCATCGAAAATGCGCAGTATCCATCGTCCTTGGTTGAAAAGCCAGGTGATAAGGTGTTCAAGTCTGCAAAGAATGTGAAGATTTCTACTGCCGCCACCTCTACTTCCTCACCGGTTACACCTCGTTCTAGAAGGAGATCATCAAGATTCTCATTTGATTCTGTTAAGAGACCCGTTCTCAAGTCAGGTTTTAAAGAGAAGGAAGTTGCAGGGGTCTCTGTTGGtgcaattgaagaaatagaCCATCCTACAGGAGCGGACTTAGTTTCATCTTTGCCTCCACGGGAATTGAGCCCTCCAAATGctatttcctctttaaTTAGATCGAATAATCCGTTCCTTCGTAAGAGTGTTCTTTCAGTGAATGGCATTACCCGAGAGAATTTGCATGCATTGTTTGCGGTTGCTCAAGAGATGAAGCTTGGCGTTGAAAGAGAGGGAGTTCTTGATATTCTCAAGAGACGCGTGTTAGTGACAGCTTTCTTTGAGCCATCAACAAGAACTGCATCATCGTTTAATACTGCTATGCAGAGACTTGGAGGGCGTGTCGTTGCTGTCAATGGGCAAAGTTCATCAGCTAAGAAGGGTGAGACCTTGCAAGATACTATTCGTACCCTGGCATGCTATTCCGATGCAATTGTTTTGAGACATCCCTCGGAGGAAAGTGCTTTTATTGCTGCTAAGTATTCACCTGTTCCAATAATTAATGGTGGAAATGGCTCCAGGGAGCATCCCACGCAAGCATTCTTGGATCTTTTCACTATCAGGGAGGAACTGGGCACTATCAATGGTATTACTGTTACATTTATGGGTGATCTTAAATATGGTAGACCTGTGCACTCGCTCataaaattgttgaagCACTATCAGGTTAAGGTTCAGCTTGTGTCCCCTCCAGAATTGAGGTTACCTCGCAATCTTGTCGAGTTCTTGAGACAGCATGGAAAGCCTGTCATTGAATCAAGCGAACTAACAAAGGACATAATCGCCAAATCTGATGTGTTGTACTGTACAAGAGTGCAGCAGGAGAGGTTTGCAGATAAGGCGGAATACGAGAGGTTGAAAGATGCGTACATAGTTGATAATAAGATTCTTTCTTATGCCAAACAGCATATGTGCGTCATGCATCCCTTACCAAGAATTCACGAGATTAAGGAGGAGGTCGATTTTGATCAACGTGCTGCATACTTTAGGGAAATGCGTAATGGTTTATTTGTCAGGATGGCGTTGTTGGCTATGGTTATCGGTGTTGATGAAATGTGA
- a CDS encoding uncharacterized protein (BUSCO:EOG0926425H), translated as MCNVQNISEAYLALFQDIDFNNKELQVAIFFIVFNPLYWNFGARLEYNTKTLSKLSFGSKKLAVYLFSLSVFILGLFRDEFYRKAILEQATSSFLDMPIFKVFGLIFFVLGSIFVLSSMYELGIVGTYLGDHFGFLKDERITKFPFNAVDNPMYDGSSLCFLGTALFYGKPAGIWCSALVFAMYRVVELVEEPFTAKIYANLKGIKKQK; from the exons ATGTGTAACGTGCAAAATATTTCTGAAGCTTACCTCGCTCTTTTCCAAGATATTGACTTTAATAATAAGGAGTTACAAG TTGCTATCTTCTTTATTGTGTTTAATCCGTTATATTGGAACTTTGGTGCAAGATTAGAGTATAACACCAAAAcactttcaaaattaagTTTCGGCTCCAAGAAGTTAGCAGTTTATctattttcattatctGTTTTTATCTTGGGTTTGTTTAGAGATGAATTTTATAGGAAGGCCATTTTAGAACAGGCAACATCATCGTTTTTAGATATGCCAATATTTAAGGTCTTCggattgattttttttgtcctcGGTTCCATTTTTGTACTCTCTTCGATGTATGAATTGGGAATTGTTGGCACTTATTTAGGGGACCACTTTGGATTCCTCAAAGACGAGAGGATTACAAAATTTCCATTTAATGCAGTTGACAATCCAATGTACGATGGTTCTTCCCTTTGCTTTCTAGGAACGGCATTATTCTACGGAAAGCCTGCAGGAATTTGGTGTTCAGCATTGGTTTTCGCCATGTATAGGGTGGTTGAATTAGTCGAAGAACCCTTCACGGCAAAAATTTATGCTAATCTAAAGGGTAttaagaaacaaaaatag